A single window of Cytobacillus dafuensis DNA harbors:
- a CDS encoding intercompartmental signaling factor BofC, producing MRTKSVSVVIVTVVLFFHYANTPLAKENIENKGSIEDPLQISVILEQMYMDGEVSQEVLKETIWSMEEFWAKYEDWELIEMEEDKIIFRRYMDDISPLLKTNGYFGITDDGVLTIFNGRPQKSKIIQSFFQIDLGRLESKKCEELKKGIPIKSKEQYVEVLETFKTYSKVEKQAR from the coding sequence TTGAGAACCAAATCGGTTTCTGTCGTTATTGTAACCGTAGTTCTATTCTTTCATTATGCAAATACTCCATTAGCCAAAGAAAATATAGAGAATAAAGGATCAATTGAGGATCCCCTTCAAATAAGTGTTATTTTAGAACAAATGTACATGGATGGAGAAGTGAGTCAGGAAGTATTAAAAGAAACTATTTGGTCTATGGAAGAGTTTTGGGCTAAATATGAGGATTGGGAGCTTATAGAAATGGAAGAGGATAAAATTATCTTCCGCAGGTATATGGATGATATTTCACCATTATTAAAAACAAATGGCTATTTCGGCATTACAGATGATGGAGTATTGACGATTTTTAATGGGAGACCTCAAAAGTCGAAAATCATTCAGTCATTTTTTCAAATTGATTTAGGTCGGCTGGAAAGCAAAAAATGTGAGGAACTAAAAAAAGGCATTCCGATAAAATCGAAGGAACAATATGTCGAAGTGCTAGAAACCTTTAAAACCTATTCAAAAGTAGAAAAACAAGCAAGGTAA
- a CDS encoding shikimate kinase, whose product MSSYSFIYIGGYNVLSNHEIPLKKKSIVFIGFMGVGKTTIGELIANKLDRDFIDTDVEIEKEYQMPITQIFNTLGEEHFRKKEKEFITKLCQERFHVISLGGGAFLQEEIRNVCMDNCIVIYLHLPWDSWKNRFPLIIESRPVLQGKSMGEIEEIFNKRQEVYSKNHFKIECEHLSAEEISTKILESLKNIKG is encoded by the coding sequence ATGTCAAGTTATTCATTCATTTACATAGGGGGATACAATGTTTTGTCAAATCATGAAATTCCTTTGAAAAAGAAGAGTATTGTATTTATAGGGTTTATGGGAGTTGGAAAAACGACTATTGGAGAATTAATAGCCAATAAACTTGACCGTGATTTTATTGATACCGACGTAGAAATAGAAAAAGAATATCAAATGCCTATTACTCAGATTTTTAATACTTTAGGAGAAGAACATTTTAGAAAAAAAGAAAAAGAATTTATAACAAAATTGTGCCAAGAAAGATTCCATGTGATTTCACTAGGCGGGGGAGCATTCTTACAAGAAGAAATTAGGAATGTCTGCATGGACAATTGTATTGTTATTTACTTACATTTACCTTGGGATAGCTGGAAAAATAGATTTCCATTAATCATTGAAAGCAGGCCTGTTTTACAAGGGAAATCAATGGGGGAAATAGAAGAGATTTTTAATAAAAGACAGGAAGTATATTCGAAAAATCATTTTAAAATAGAATGCGAACATTTAAGTGCTGAAGAAATATCCACTAAAATTTTAGAATCCTTAAAAAATATAAAGGGTTAA
- the aroD gene encoding type I 3-dehydroquinate dehydratase codes for MMKTVIVKDIVIGEGVPKICVPLIGRTLEQLKEEALFLQTLHMDVIEWRADYFELVDEMEEVITAIREIHSILPSKPLIFTFRSLKEGGEKEIHLDYYVALNKAIIDSGFVDIIDVELFNDEDVVKELVDFAHSHNVYVILSNHEFKKTPSKEEIISRLIRAQELGADMPKIAVMPTCAADVLTLLDATCTMKEQFTDRPIITMSMSGQGVISRLAGELFGSALTFGAAKKASAPGQIAVTELKNMINILHQNL; via the coding sequence ATGATGAAAACAGTAATAGTAAAGGATATCGTAATTGGAGAAGGTGTACCAAAGATCTGCGTCCCACTAATCGGGAGAACGTTAGAACAGTTAAAAGAGGAAGCACTATTCCTCCAAACCCTTCACATGGATGTGATCGAATGGCGAGCAGATTATTTCGAACTTGTTGACGAAATGGAGGAAGTGATAACAGCAATTAGAGAGATACATTCTATCCTCCCTTCCAAGCCGCTCATATTTACCTTCCGCAGTTTGAAAGAGGGAGGCGAAAAGGAAATTCACCTTGATTATTACGTAGCTTTAAATAAAGCCATTATAGACTCTGGATTCGTAGATATTATTGATGTTGAGTTATTTAATGATGAAGATGTCGTGAAAGAACTTGTCGATTTTGCCCATTCTCATAATGTCTATGTCATACTTTCTAATCATGAATTCAAGAAAACTCCATCAAAAGAAGAAATTATTTCTCGATTAATTCGTGCTCAAGAATTGGGAGCTGATATGCCAAAAATTGCTGTCATGCCAACATGTGCCGCAGATGTGTTAACCTTGCTTGACGCAACCTGCACAATGAAGGAGCAATTTACCGATAGACCGATTATTACGATGTCAATGAGCGGGCAAGGCGTTATCAGCCGGTTAGCAGGAGAGTTATTCGGTTCAGCACTGACATTTGGGGCTGCAAAAAAAGCTTCTGCACCTGGTCAAATTGCTGTTACTGAATTGAAAAATATGATAAACATTTTGCACCAAAACCTTTAG
- a CDS encoding ABC-2 transporter permease: protein MYSLILKDYLMLKRMILLITCVIAFFHILQNPPTLAISMAGIFFISSVGSFEDRSNSHIMLNSLPLNRKNIISSKYVGALIFGVFAVMMSVIFQAVFYFVFHIYDHPFPEVKHLFIGMLCILLFTSIYFPILYKFGEKYTRIVTMFLVIAIIAFGQIMMYLLKDQVLEIQQFLSQFTVNQLIFAGGLIIAIIYLVSWFCTIKIYEAKDF, encoded by the coding sequence ATGTACTCGTTGATTTTAAAGGATTATCTTATGTTAAAAAGGATGATTTTACTAATCACTTGTGTTATTGCTTTTTTTCATATTCTGCAGAATCCCCCAACTTTAGCCATTTCAATGGCAGGCATTTTTTTCATATCAAGTGTTGGCAGCTTTGAAGATCGCAGCAATTCTCATATTATGTTAAACAGTTTGCCGTTAAATCGAAAAAATATTATCTCATCAAAATATGTTGGGGCTCTAATTTTTGGAGTATTCGCCGTTATGATGTCCGTTATATTTCAAGCAGTGTTTTACTTTGTTTTTCATATTTACGATCATCCATTTCCAGAGGTTAAACATTTATTCATCGGTATGCTTTGTATCCTTTTATTTACCTCAATCTATTTCCCAATTTTATATAAATTTGGGGAGAAATATACAAGAATTGTTACGATGTTTTTAGTCATTGCTATTATTGCGTTTGGACAAATTATGATGTATTTATTGAAAGATCAAGTGCTTGAAATTCAGCAATTTTTAAGCCAGTTTACTGTGAATCAGTTGATATTTGCTGGTGGCTTAATTATAGCAATCATTTATTTAGTATCTTGGTTTTGTACGATAAAAATTTATGAAGCAAAAGATTTTTAA
- a CDS encoding ABC transporter ATP-binding protein, whose amino-acid sequence MTNVVEFKKVTKSFKNFSLKDVSFSIKKGYVTGFIGANGAGKSTTIKLLMNLLRKESGEITIFGLDQDKHNQAIKERIGFVYDENCFYETLSIRELRKIIAPMYQKWNDDIFYKYIDQFHLPEKQVIKSFSKGMKMKMAIAFAISHDPEFIIMDEPTSGLDPVFRREILELLHDIMLDEQKTIFFSTHITTDLDRIADYITYIHRGRILLSKERDELLSEYGIVKGSTDLLDRDIEKEFVSIRKTNVGFEALTSDVKKTKEIFGHEVLIEKPTLEDIMYYTNKGDLTCTR is encoded by the coding sequence ATGACAAATGTAGTTGAATTTAAAAAGGTTACAAAATCATTTAAAAATTTTTCATTAAAGGACGTTTCTTTTTCAATAAAAAAGGGATATGTTACAGGATTTATCGGGGCTAATGGTGCTGGTAAAAGTACAACGATAAAATTATTAATGAATTTATTAAGAAAGGAAAGCGGAGAAATAACCATTTTTGGCCTGGATCAAGATAAGCATAATCAAGCAATCAAAGAACGGATTGGTTTTGTATATGACGAGAATTGCTTTTATGAAACATTATCTATTCGTGAGCTGCGAAAAATAATTGCACCAATGTACCAGAAATGGAATGACGATATTTTTTATAAGTATATTGATCAATTTCATTTACCCGAGAAGCAGGTGATTAAAAGCTTTTCTAAAGGAATGAAAATGAAAATGGCGATTGCCTTTGCAATCAGCCATGACCCTGAATTCATTATTATGGATGAACCAACATCAGGACTAGACCCCGTTTTTAGAAGAGAAATTTTAGAACTATTGCATGATATTATGCTGGATGAACAAAAAACAATCTTTTTTTCAACTCATATTACAACAGATTTAGATCGAATAGCAGATTATATTACATACATTCATAGAGGGAGAATTTTGTTGTCAAAGGAAAGAGATGAGCTGCTTTCTGAATACGGAATTGTTAAGGGGAGCACTGATTTATTAGATCGTGATATAGAAAAGGAATTTGTCAGTATTCGAAAGACAAATGTTGGATTTGAGGCTCTAACAAGCGATGTGAAGAAAACAAAAGAGATTTTTGGTCATGAAGTATTAATTGAAAAACCAACTCTAGAAGACATCATGTATTATACAAATAAGGGGGATTTGACATGTACTCGTTGA
- a CDS encoding GntR family transcriptional regulator — protein MKIIISNTSKEPIYEQIIKQIKELVLKGELQESDSLPSIRQLAKDLQISVITTKRAYEELEKDGFIVSVVGKGSFIASQNKELLKERRLKIMEEKLIEIIEESKIIDLSKEELIEMVLILYGDDVI, from the coding sequence ATGAAAATAATTATTTCAAATACTTCAAAAGAACCTATTTATGAGCAAATCATAAAACAAATTAAGGAGCTTGTTTTAAAAGGCGAGCTGCAAGAAAGTGATTCTCTGCCTTCTATTCGTCAGCTTGCGAAAGATTTGCAAATTAGTGTCATTACGACAAAGAGGGCTTATGAGGAATTGGAGAAAGATGGATTTATTGTTTCCGTAGTTGGCAAGGGGTCGTTTATTGCAAGTCAAAATAAAGAGTTATTAAAAGAACGTAGATTAAAAATAATGGAGGAAAAGTTAATTGAAATAATTGAAGAAAGCAAAATCATCGATCTTTCAAAGGAAGAGTTAATAGAAATGGTACTAATTTTGTATGGGGATGATGTGATATGA
- a CDS encoding YhcN/YlaJ family sporulation lipoprotein, with product MNKKLFVFPVAVIMSLGLAGCGMNDEAAVQDRYNDSMQPVGYYSNENHENRGGNAQILDGADNDGPVTEMMDHSMGEEGQAYRNNGNNTFSRNDENYHGHLGYNVRKAKSSYYEAYDGKLVDNINNAAHVSNVKDVQSVVKGNDVLIAVLLVDNDREKETIANIQQAVQPYLNGKKSTIVTNPSTYNRIKVIDNDLRDGGPRDQINLDVDNLFSTNANK from the coding sequence TTGAATAAGAAGCTATTTGTGTTTCCAGTTGCAGTGATCATGTCATTAGGTTTAGCTGGCTGTGGGATGAACGATGAAGCTGCAGTTCAGGATCGATATAATGATTCCATGCAGCCAGTAGGCTACTATTCAAATGAAAACCATGAGAATCGTGGAGGCAATGCCCAAATTCTTGATGGTGCAGATAATGACGGTCCAGTAACTGAGATGATGGATCATTCAATGGGTGAAGAAGGGCAAGCATACCGTAATAACGGAAATAATACGTTCAGCCGAAATGATGAAAATTACCATGGACATTTAGGCTATAATGTACGCAAAGCAAAAAGCTCTTATTATGAAGCATATGATGGGAAGTTAGTTGATAATATTAATAATGCCGCTCATGTAAGCAATGTTAAAGATGTCCAATCAGTTGTTAAAGGAAATGATGTCCTCATTGCTGTGCTTCTTGTAGACAATGATCGCGAAAAGGAAACGATAGCAAATATTCAACAAGCAGTTCAGCCGTATTTAAATGGGAAGAAAAGTACAATTGTAACAAATCCATCTACTTATAATCGTATAAAAGTAATTGATAATGATCTAAGAGATGGCGGTCCGCGAGATCAAATTAATTTAGATGTTGATAATTTGTTCAGTACGAATGCAAATAAATAA